A stretch of the Deltaproteobacteria bacterium genome encodes the following:
- a CDS encoding branched-chain amino acid ABC transporter permease, producing MSKGIAMGRIDWRLHALSGAALLFLALLPRFWGSGYALRLLTLVFMWIALSGCWNLMSGYTGYIDFGPVAYFGIGCYTTAILMTRCGIPFCASIPMSALAAASIALPIGAATLRLRGAYFAIATFAFAEAMKQILLEMDRLLGIDSFGGSHGITLPLGPTNLFFYYSMFAAALATMGVTLWVEYSKFGYALRAIRQAEDTAEITGINTRAIKIRAYGTSAFLLGGIGGIYAYWITYITPQDVFSVHITVHMVIMTLLGGMGTLFGPVVGAFFLTIVEETLWARFIYAYMVLIGAIILAIVMFMPQGIMGTLKSLSRHARS from the coding sequence TTGAGTAAAGGGATTGCCATGGGTAGAATCGATTGGAGACTCCATGCTTTGTCCGGGGCTGCACTCCTCTTTCTGGCTCTGCTTCCCCGTTTCTGGGGGTCCGGATACGCTCTCCGGCTCCTGACCCTGGTCTTCATGTGGATCGCCCTGTCCGGATGTTGGAACCTCATGTCAGGCTACACGGGCTATATCGATTTCGGCCCTGTGGCTTACTTCGGCATCGGCTGTTATACAACCGCCATTCTCATGACCAGATGCGGAATCCCCTTCTGTGCCAGCATCCCCATGAGCGCCCTTGCTGCGGCATCGATCGCCCTCCCCATCGGCGCCGCCACCCTCAGGCTGCGGGGAGCCTACTTCGCCATCGCCACCTTCGCCTTTGCAGAGGCTATGAAGCAGATCCTCCTCGAAATGGATCGCCTCCTGGGGATCGACTCTTTCGGCGGGAGCCACGGGATCACTCTTCCCCTCGGTCCGACCAACCTCTTTTTCTACTACTCCATGTTCGCGGCCGCACTGGCTACCATGGGGGTGACTCTCTGGGTCGAGTATTCAAAATTCGGATATGCCCTCAGGGCCATCCGCCAGGCAGAGGATACGGCGGAGATAACCGGAATCAACACCCGGGCCATAAAGATCAGGGCGTACGGAACCAGCGCCTTTCTTCTCGGAGGCATCGGGGGGATCTATGCGTACTGGATAACCTACATTACACCTCAGGATGTTTTCAGTGTGCATATTACCGTCCATATGGTCATCATGACGCTTCTGGGCGGCATGGGGACCCTCTTCGGCCCCGTGGTGGGAGCCTTCTTCTTGACGATCGTCGAGGAGACCCTCTGGGCCAGATTCATCTATGCATACATGGTGCTCATTGGAGCGATCATCCTGGCGATCGTCATGTTCATGCCCCAGGGCATCATGGGGACCTTGAAGAGCTTGTCTCGTCACGCCAGGTCTTGA
- a CDS encoding ABC transporter ATP-binding protein encodes MKILEGKGVTKSFGALRAVDRVDFSLQEGEILGMIGPNGAGKTTLFNVIAGVYPPSEGQISYRGEVISGKKAHEICRLGIAKTSQITRPFYAMSVLENVAMGGLYGKGLSLREARKEAEEILDFVGLKKARHGLPGSITVADRRRMELARVLATGAGIILLDENMAGLTPTEVEEALDLLREIHRRGRTLIVVEHVMRAVMGISDRVMVLDHGEKIADGPPQAVARDERVIEAYLGTKAC; translated from the coding sequence ATGAAGATTCTCGAGGGTAAAGGGGTCACCAAGTCCTTTGGAGCACTGAGAGCGGTCGATCGTGTGGACTTCTCCCTCCAGGAGGGGGAGATCCTCGGTATGATCGGCCCCAACGGCGCCGGTAAGACGACGCTCTTCAACGTCATTGCGGGGGTGTATCCACCGAGTGAGGGGCAGATCTCCTACAGGGGCGAGGTGATCTCTGGAAAGAAGGCCCACGAGATCTGTCGTCTGGGTATTGCCAAGACCTCCCAGATCACACGGCCCTTCTATGCAATGTCGGTGCTGGAAAACGTTGCCATGGGAGGGCTTTACGGCAAGGGCCTCTCCCTCCGGGAAGCCCGAAAAGAGGCCGAGGAGATTCTCGACTTTGTGGGTCTCAAAAAGGCAAGACACGGCCTGCCCGGCTCGATCACCGTGGCCGACAGGAGAAGGATGGAACTGGCTCGGGTCCTGGCAACCGGGGCAGGAATCATCCTTCTCGACGAAAACATGGCAGGACTCACCCCTACCGAGGTCGAGGAAGCCCTCGACCTGCTGAGGGAGATCCACCGTCGAGGACGAACCCTGATAGTGGTTGAACACGTCATGAGAGCGGTCATGGGGATCTCTGATCGGGTCATGGTCCTCGACCACGGAGAGAAGATCGCCGATGGACCTCCCCAGGCCGTGGCACGAGACGAAAGGGTCATAGAGGCCTATCTGGGTACAAAGGCATGTTGA
- a CDS encoding ABC transporter ATP-binding protein, producing MLSVRNIKVFYGDVQVLWDVSLEVKQGEIVTVIGPNGAGKSTLVYTIVNLVRPAPGEDGSGVYFRGRPLWGLSPEETVNLGIAVVPEGSRIFPDMSVLDNLKIGSWNREARRQREESLEEVFDLFPSLEQRRDQKAKTLSGGERQMLAFGRALMARPDLLLLDEPSLGLEPMLVARIFEAIRKINQGGVTILLVEQKVYFSLQISHRGYVMENGRIVMKGESRDLMGNDHVRKAYLAM from the coding sequence ATGTTGAGCGTGAGAAACATAAAGGTCTTCTACGGGGATGTTCAGGTCCTTTGGGATGTCTCCCTCGAGGTGAAACAGGGGGAGATCGTGACCGTCATCGGCCCCAATGGAGCGGGAAAGTCGACCCTTGTCTACACTATCGTCAATCTGGTCCGCCCGGCTCCCGGGGAGGATGGATCCGGAGTCTACTTCAGGGGCAGACCTCTGTGGGGACTCTCCCCGGAAGAGACGGTCAACCTGGGGATAGCCGTGGTACCGGAAGGTTCTAGAATATTCCCTGATATGTCCGTACTGGACAACCTGAAAATAGGCTCCTGGAACAGAGAGGCGAGGAGGCAGAGGGAGGAATCCCTTGAGGAGGTATTCGACCTCTTTCCCAGCCTCGAGCAGAGAAGGGACCAGAAGGCGAAAACCCTCAGCGGGGGGGAACGACAGATGCTCGCCTTTGGTAGGGCCCTCATGGCACGGCCTGACCTGCTCCTCCTCGATGAGCCCTCTCTCGGGCTCGAGCCGATGCTGGTCGCCAGGATCTTCGAGGCCATCAGGAAGATCAACCAAGGGGGGGTCACCATTCTGCTGGTGGAACAGAAGGTCTATTTCTCCCTCCAGATCAGCCACCGTGGTTACGTGATGGAAAACGGCAGAATCGTCATGAAGGGGGAGAGCAGGGATCTCATGGGAAACGACCACGTCAGGAAGGCCTATCTGGCCATGTAG
- a CDS encoding TonB family protein translates to MKIIHKALGISLLIHLVAIVSLMVFSLLSAKEHYTPVYQVSLLVQKEPEPKRPAVEVDKKKPLPRKPSKPKKKTASQAKRPKKPRVTEKQPPRKAPRVSVQRAIDAIKKKMASRERIQEEKPKASRIIEAKRNAYFDTIASHIQANWSLLKNQMEDVGILTTDIGLQILRDGRISKIVIEKPSGNALFDEYAVRAVKRSTPLPPFPKELKESRLEVTIGLSS, encoded by the coding sequence ATGAAGATCATTCATAAGGCACTGGGCATTTCGCTTCTGATCCACCTTGTGGCTATCGTCTCCCTGATGGTTTTCTCTCTCTTGTCAGCGAAGGAACACTATACGCCTGTATACCAAGTCTCTTTGCTGGTCCAGAAAGAACCCGAGCCGAAAAGGCCTGCCGTGGAGGTTGACAAGAAGAAACCCCTCCCCCGTAAACCCTCTAAGCCCAAAAAGAAGACGGCTTCTCAGGCGAAGAGGCCCAAGAAACCCCGGGTGACAGAGAAGCAGCCCCCGAGGAAGGCACCCAGGGTGAGCGTTCAGAGGGCAATCGATGCGATAAAGAAGAAGATGGCTTCCCGTGAGAGGATCCAGGAGGAGAAACCGAAGGCTTCGAGAATCATCGAGGCCAAGAGAAACGCTTACTTCGATACGATTGCCAGCCACATCCAGGCCAACTGGAGCCTCCTCAAGAACCAGATGGAAGATGTCGGGATTCTGACGACGGACATCGGCCTTCAAATCCTCAGGGATGGGAGGATCTCCAAGATCGTCATCGAAAAACCCTCGGGCAACGCCCTGTTTGACGAATATGCGGTGCGGGCCGTAAAACGGTCTACTCCCCTGCCCCCCTTCCCCAAAGAGTTGAAGGAGAGCAGACTGGAGGTCACCATCGGCCTGAGTTCGTAG
- the tolB gene encoding Tol-Pal system beta propeller repeat protein TolB, with protein sequence MRRGLLILVLASMLGLPNTALGKVYIDIGSPTFRPFPIAITEFEDLSPLSSNMARSIHAVLLNDLTISGLFEIIEPDDFPQLRAKQRFSEQDYRDWLATGAEALVWGTVLREGDRINVHFSFLDLIERTLTTGRYRGYAGGVRKIVHRMGNDIIAQVTGERGVLETKIAYVSRPTGNKEIHTIDFDGRNPTQITANGSINLSPAWSPGGRIIAFTCFKRRNPDLYLIDVAERRQRLFLGAAGLNAAPAWSPDGSRLALMMRKGQSSDIFLVNRDGSNLVRVTYTSYNEASPTWSPDGKKLAFVSDRTGSPQIYVMDLASKKTVRLTYNGTYNASPDWSPRGDRIAYCGRLDGGFDILTIRPDGSQNLMLTSGAGSNEDPVWSPDGRYIAFSSTRLGNPHLFVMNANGTNQRQLTRNQGGETQPSWSPRME encoded by the coding sequence ATGAGAAGAGGTCTTTTGATCCTTGTCCTGGCCTCCATGTTGGGCCTTCCCAACACGGCACTAGGCAAGGTTTACATCGACATCGGAAGCCCGACTTTCCGTCCTTTTCCAATAGCCATCACGGAGTTCGAGGATCTGTCACCCCTTTCCAGTAACATGGCACGATCGATTCACGCCGTTCTTCTTAACGATTTGACAATATCCGGGCTGTTTGAAATAATCGAGCCTGATGACTTCCCACAACTTCGGGCCAAGCAGCGGTTCTCCGAGCAAGACTACCGCGACTGGCTCGCCACCGGAGCGGAAGCCCTCGTTTGGGGTACGGTCCTCCGGGAGGGCGACCGGATAAACGTCCACTTCTCCTTTCTCGACCTTATCGAAAGAACCCTGACCACCGGCCGTTACCGGGGATACGCTGGGGGAGTTCGAAAGATAGTCCATCGAATGGGGAACGACATAATCGCCCAGGTTACCGGTGAAAGGGGGGTCCTGGAGACAAAAATCGCCTATGTTTCCAGGCCTACGGGAAACAAGGAGATCCACACCATCGATTTCGACGGCCGGAACCCGACTCAGATAACCGCCAACGGGTCGATCAATCTTTCCCCGGCATGGTCGCCGGGCGGAAGAATCATCGCCTTCACCTGCTTCAAGCGGAGAAACCCGGACCTCTACCTTATCGACGTGGCCGAAAGAAGGCAACGTCTGTTTCTCGGCGCTGCGGGGTTGAATGCAGCACCCGCCTGGTCTCCCGACGGCAGCAGGCTTGCCCTCATGATGAGAAAGGGACAAAGCTCAGACATCTTCCTGGTCAACCGGGACGGATCTAATCTTGTCCGGGTGACCTATACGAGCTATAATGAGGCTTCTCCCACGTGGTCCCCCGACGGCAAGAAACTCGCCTTTGTCTCCGATCGGACAGGGAGCCCTCAGATCTACGTGATGGACCTCGCCTCAAAGAAGACGGTTCGACTCACCTACAACGGCACCTACAATGCCTCTCCTGACTGGTCTCCCCGGGGAGACCGCATTGCCTACTGCGGCAGACTCGACGGTGGATTCGACATCCTCACCATAAGGCCGGACGGCTCGCAGAACCTCATGCTCACCTCGGGGGCAGGAAGCAACGAAGACCCGGTGTGGTCACCTGATGGGCGTTATATCGCCTTCAGTTCAACCAGGTTGGGAAATCCCCACCTCTTTGTCATGAACGCCAACGGCACCAACCAGCGGCAACTCACCCGGAACCAAGGAGGAGAGACACAGCCCAGCTGGTCTCCCAGGATGGAGTAG
- the pal gene encoding peptidoglycan-associated lipoprotein Pal gives MPKRIAVSLVLIGLTAFLFTGCRKGAIIEPGPEGAGQGEEVVKEEKPPGETEAAREQEQIEASLETKTYPGIEGEVLESSMLHDIHFAFDRYDLSPEARGILAKNAEFILKFPRAKIQIEGHCDERGTNEYNLALGERRALSAKKYLVSLGVPAHRLATISYGEELPIDPRHNEEAWAKNRRAHFVILSR, from the coding sequence ATGCCGAAGCGAATCGCAGTTTCTCTTGTCTTGATAGGCCTTACCGCCTTTCTATTTACAGGTTGCCGAAAGGGGGCTATCATAGAGCCAGGACCGGAGGGGGCAGGACAAGGCGAAGAGGTCGTAAAGGAAGAGAAACCCCCCGGAGAGACCGAGGCCGCGAGGGAACAGGAGCAGATCGAGGCCAGCCTCGAAACCAAGACCTATCCAGGCATTGAAGGCGAGGTCCTCGAGAGTTCCATGCTCCACGATATCCACTTCGCCTTCGACCGTTACGACCTCTCACCCGAAGCGAGGGGGATACTGGCCAAGAACGCCGAGTTTATCCTCAAGTTCCCCCGGGCAAAAATCCAGATAGAGGGCCATTGTGACGAGAGAGGCACCAACGAGTACAACCTGGCCCTGGGCGAACGGCGGGCCCTGAGCGCGAAGAAGTACCTCGTCTCTCTGGGTGTTCCGGCCCATCGGCTCGCAACGATCAGCTACGGAGAGGAGCTTCCCATCGACCCGCGACACAACGAGGAGGCCTGGGCAAAGAACCGGAGGGCCCATTTCGTGATTCTTTCCAGGTGA
- the ybgF gene encoding tol-pal system protein YbgF, with protein MERHSLSLPLLFLSTLLFLLSGCVSQDAKYIRRDINTLQKQIDSLQEEIRAQRTPVSPQPAAAFQARKAQADVEVELENLKRDLISMRAGIEDNQNLVARISKRLDDFEKDFEMKISAMEAKLDQLAVAAEAAGETPAQPPPPSQEAEPLPAVQAKQPLPSEGLPGKASPDVEKRYQEAYQAFKEGNLDEAKKLFLSFLKDHPDTPLSDNAQFWIGEIAYRRHQYEAAILAYEEVIKKHPDSNKLPDAILKQGLAFLELGDRIDARIILQDLVKKYPKTEQAEIARKKLKTLK; from the coding sequence GTGGAACGGCACAGTCTATCTCTTCCCTTACTGTTTCTATCCACCCTGCTGTTCTTGCTGAGTGGATGTGTCTCTCAAGATGCGAAGTATATCAGAAGGGATATCAACACCCTCCAGAAGCAGATCGATTCCCTTCAAGAGGAGATCAGGGCCCAGAGGACCCCTGTATCGCCCCAGCCGGCAGCAGCGTTCCAAGCCCGCAAGGCCCAAGCAGATGTCGAGGTCGAGCTGGAAAACCTGAAGAGGGATCTGATCAGCATGAGGGCGGGCATCGAGGACAACCAGAACCTCGTGGCGAGGATATCGAAGAGGCTCGATGACTTCGAGAAGGACTTCGAGATGAAGATCAGCGCCATGGAGGCGAAGCTCGATCAGTTGGCGGTTGCCGCCGAGGCGGCCGGAGAAACCCCGGCACAGCCTCCTCCCCCTTCCCAAGAGGCCGAACCCCTTCCGGCTGTCCAGGCGAAGCAACCCTTACCCTCTGAAGGCCTACCCGGCAAGGCGTCTCCGGATGTGGAAAAGAGGTATCAGGAGGCATATCAGGCCTTCAAGGAGGGAAATCTCGACGAGGCGAAAAAACTCTTTCTCTCTTTTCTGAAAGACCACCCCGACACTCCTCTGTCGGACAACGCCCAGTTCTGGATCGGAGAAATAGCGTATAGGAGACACCAGTACGAGGCTGCGATTCTCGCCTACGAAGAGGTAATCAAGAAGCATCCGGACAGCAACAAGCTGCCGGACGCGATCCTCAAGCAGGGGCTCGCCTTTCTCGAGCTGGGTGACCGAATCGATGCCAGGATCATCCTGCAAGACCTGGTCAAGAAGTACCCCAAAACCGAACAGGCCGAAATCGCAAGGAAAAAGCTAAAGACGCTGAAGTAG
- a CDS encoding sigma 54-interacting transcriptional regulator, giving the protein MYEETHQISRFLKTVPLFSSLSDEAREKISSRFLLEEIPKGLTITEKDIPVACLYVVRSGRVQALEINEEGAETSLGEYLPGDYFGEMSLLTGEPSAVTTRAMEKTEVLVLFKMHFDEVLRDNPSLNRYFIDLLSERLRSVREQVETARGKEIAFNWFLHHEQEFQYSELVGPSRKMREVFEFIDRTASNNRPVLIQGEHGTGKELVARNIHKKSPRRDEAFIPVLCENIHEEAWGSELFGHERGAIPSATARRLGYVELAHKGTLLLKNVDRLPRDSQRMLADFIFSGEFRRLGGEEVVRVDVRVIATSEKDLARMVRSGRFYRELHEILSENAIELPPLRDHKKDIPALVDHLVTKTAKRNKARPKSVTPEAMNRLLSYDYPGNVAELENVVERAFALAPGDTIDTDQIYLGPPRHAQTARYNLLRNRFVWAYFQSKVYPFAVRFLTVAFFAGIFYSLFLGRQDGHGNLGNLLVLSVWWPSLFLFCFFAARSWCAICPIGAVSGSIQHFVSLRLPLPRFFKKTELWIPALLFAVILWLERVTNAHSFPRSTGYVLLAITGGAVVMSLFFDRKVWCRYVCALGNMCGIYAMSSILEVRANPDVCLNQCTTHECFKGGRVDGCPMFRHALFLEDNQSCRVCTYCVKNCPHRAVHINLRPPGQELWTVEKPISGQAFFSILLAMLVFAVVLPDLPGFQSSMGRLFPLLPAWEMAPFTVLMIAVVVVSLIVLWGARLISRPGRRREPASFLRYLFAFIPLALCGHFANQLRYLPGVNSLSIELVRHTQEGVFLFARFNIIWPLQIVIVFLGIFWSFLVIYKNLRRDKREERSYGTGLALYMTGLIGAYSVALVSTFMALGRAL; this is encoded by the coding sequence TTGTACGAGGAAACCCATCAGATAAGCCGGTTCTTGAAAACCGTTCCTCTCTTCAGTTCTCTGTCCGACGAGGCAAGGGAGAAGATCTCCTCCCGATTTCTCCTCGAGGAGATACCCAAGGGACTCACCATTACCGAGAAAGATATTCCCGTGGCGTGCCTCTATGTGGTCAGGTCCGGTCGGGTCCAGGCCTTGGAGATCAACGAGGAGGGAGCAGAAACCTCCCTGGGCGAGTATCTCCCTGGTGACTACTTCGGGGAAATGTCTCTCCTCACGGGCGAACCGAGCGCCGTCACCACAAGGGCCATGGAGAAGACGGAGGTTCTCGTTCTCTTCAAGATGCATTTCGATGAGGTTCTACGGGATAATCCATCATTGAACCGATACTTCATCGACCTGCTCTCCGAAAGGCTCCGGAGCGTGAGGGAACAGGTTGAGACCGCCAGGGGCAAGGAGATAGCCTTCAACTGGTTCCTCCATCACGAACAGGAGTTTCAGTACAGCGAGCTCGTCGGCCCTTCGAGAAAGATGCGGGAGGTCTTCGAGTTCATCGACAGGACCGCATCCAACAACCGGCCCGTTCTGATCCAGGGGGAGCACGGCACGGGCAAGGAACTCGTGGCGAGAAACATCCACAAGAAGAGCCCGAGAAGGGACGAGGCCTTTATTCCCGTCCTCTGCGAAAACATCCATGAGGAAGCATGGGGATCTGAACTCTTCGGCCACGAGAGGGGAGCCATCCCCTCAGCCACGGCTCGACGGCTCGGCTACGTGGAACTCGCCCATAAGGGTACCCTCCTGCTTAAGAACGTAGACCGCCTGCCCAGGGACAGCCAACGGATGCTCGCCGACTTCATCTTCAGTGGAGAGTTCCGCCGCCTCGGCGGGGAGGAAGTCGTCAGGGTCGATGTGAGAGTGATTGCAACCTCGGAGAAAGACCTGGCCCGGATGGTCCGGAGCGGCCGGTTCTACAGGGAACTCCATGAGATCCTGTCAGAGAACGCCATCGAGCTCCCCCCCTTGAGGGATCACAAGAAGGACATCCCGGCCCTGGTCGATCATCTCGTCACCAAGACCGCCAAACGCAACAAGGCTCGACCCAAATCGGTGACTCCCGAGGCCATGAACAGGCTCCTGAGCTACGACTATCCCGGCAACGTGGCCGAGCTGGAGAACGTGGTGGAGCGTGCCTTCGCCCTCGCTCCCGGTGACACCATCGACACAGACCAGATCTATCTCGGGCCCCCGCGACATGCCCAGACGGCCCGGTACAACCTTCTCAGAAACAGATTCGTCTGGGCTTACTTCCAGAGTAAGGTCTACCCATTTGCCGTGCGATTTCTAACCGTCGCTTTCTTTGCCGGAATCTTTTACTCTCTCTTTCTTGGAAGGCAGGACGGCCATGGGAATCTCGGAAACCTCCTGGTCCTTTCCGTATGGTGGCCTTCCCTCTTTCTCTTCTGCTTTTTCGCAGCACGGAGCTGGTGCGCCATATGCCCTATCGGTGCCGTATCCGGGTCCATCCAGCATTTCGTCAGCCTTCGGCTTCCCCTTCCCCGTTTCTTCAAGAAGACGGAACTCTGGATCCCTGCCCTGCTTTTCGCGGTGATCCTGTGGCTCGAACGGGTGACCAATGCCCATTCCTTTCCCAGATCAACCGGATACGTGCTTCTCGCCATCACCGGGGGAGCCGTAGTCATGAGCCTTTTCTTCGACCGGAAGGTCTGGTGCCGCTATGTCTGTGCCCTGGGAAACATGTGCGGAATCTACGCGATGTCCTCCATTCTCGAGGTGAGGGCCAACCCAGATGTCTGTCTAAACCAGTGCACCACTCATGAGTGCTTTAAGGGTGGCAGAGTGGACGGGTGCCCCATGTTCAGACACGCCCTTTTTCTCGAGGATAACCAGAGCTGCCGGGTGTGCACATACTGCGTCAAGAACTGCCCCCATCGAGCCGTCCACATAAATCTCAGGCCCCCGGGTCAGGAACTCTGGACGGTTGAGAAGCCCATCTCCGGCCAGGCTTTCTTTTCGATCCTTTTGGCCATGCTAGTCTTTGCCGTTGTCCTCCCGGACCTACCCGGATTCCAATCTTCAATGGGACGCCTTTTCCCTCTACTTCCGGCCTGGGAGATGGCCCCCTTCACCGTCCTGATGATCGCCGTCGTGGTGGTCTCCCTGATCGTGCTCTGGGGAGCACGGCTCATTTCCCGGCCCGGCCGGAGGAGAGAACCGGCCTCCTTTCTGCGATACCTATTCGCCTTCATCCCCCTGGCCCTGTGCGGCCATTTCGCCAACCAACTCCGCTACCTTCCCGGCGTAAACAGCCTCTCCATCGAGCTCGTCCGCCACACCCAAGAAGGCGTCTTTCTCTTTGCCCGGTTCAACATCATCTGGCCCCTGCAGATCGTGATCGTCTTCCTGGGCATCTTCTGGTCCTTTCTCGTGATCTACAAGAACCTCCGCCGCGACAAGAGGGAGGAAAGATCGTACGGGACAGGCCTCGCCCTTTACATGACCGGCCTGATCGGGGCCTACAGTGTGGCCCTCGTCTCCACCTTCATGGCACTCGGAAGGGCGCTCTGA
- a CDS encoding redox-sensing transcriptional repressor Rex, which translates to MKFLKVPEATIRRLSRYSRCLDHLIQNGQKVVSSAQLAAQCGVNAAQVRKDLAYFGEFGIRGVGYYATELMHDIKQILGLDKEWRMAIVGIGNLGSSLLMYKDFLKQNYKIAAAFDIDPPRVIGRVSEKLGKPIEILHPDRMKEIARERGIQIGIITTPASEAQKVADQMVEAEIRGILNFAPAQIRVPEGFIVKSVFFTTVLDNLAYLLSSSNALTRRRPAGTNPSGKGMGENPSKQGTGEG; encoded by the coding sequence TTGAAGTTTCTGAAAGTCCCCGAAGCTACGATCAGAAGGTTGTCGCGCTATTCCCGATGTCTCGACCACCTGATTCAGAACGGCCAGAAAGTCGTCTCCTCGGCTCAGCTCGCCGCCCAATGCGGGGTGAATGCAGCGCAGGTCCGAAAGGATCTTGCCTACTTCGGCGAGTTCGGAATCCGGGGGGTGGGATACTACGCCACAGAACTCATGCACGACATCAAACAGATCCTCGGTCTGGACAAGGAATGGAGGATGGCCATCGTGGGAATCGGAAACCTCGGTTCCTCCCTCCTCATGTACAAGGATTTCCTCAAGCAGAACTATAAAATCGCAGCGGCCTTCGACATAGATCCGCCCAGGGTCATCGGAAGGGTGTCGGAGAAGCTCGGAAAACCGATCGAGATTCTCCACCCTGACCGGATGAAGGAGATCGCCAGGGAGAGGGGTATCCAAATCGGCATTATCACCACACCGGCCTCGGAAGCCCAGAAAGTGGCAGACCAGATGGTTGAGGCTGAAATAAGGGGGATCCTCAACTTTGCGCCGGCTCAGATCCGCGTGCCCGAAGGTTTCATCGTGAAGAGCGTCTTCTTCACCACCGTTCTCGACAACCTAGCCTACCTCCTTTCGAGCAGCAACGCCCTCACAAGAAGACGCCCTGCCGGCACAAATCCATCCGGCAAAGGCATGGGCGAGAATCCGTCCAAACAGGGAACCGGGGAGGGCTGA
- the gspN gene encoding type II secretion system protein GspN gives MARWVGWIAYVFWGLGCFLFFFYLFFPYRALGGRILHTLEEQTSLVTRPSETERDLFGIRWARVEVTHPPKGTFPPFEIRDWTIRFHPLSLFAGRLCFTSQGTVMGGTFRVKLLVERRGLQGHLELKGIRVDGLSLPRTGGASLSCTTGGTVSWQKNALGVSGDSRFGLVKTRIENLTVFGGSVPALDLGSIQGKVSLSEGKLDVKEVTVKGKDLKGRLTGEILLQNPLPRSRLACRLEIGLSEGLADRFPAIRAIYRGLAGRSGILALKIGGTLEVPRVLQVKSALPGSLFGRILAHAFAGWICAGRASSCEGVAARKEVG, from the coding sequence ATGGCGAGATGGGTGGGATGGATAGCATACGTCTTCTGGGGTCTTGGGTGCTTTCTTTTCTTTTTCTATCTCTTTTTTCCATACAGGGCTCTCGGCGGAAGGATCCTACACACCCTGGAAGAGCAAACCTCACTGGTGACTCGGCCCTCGGAGACCGAGAGGGATCTGTTCGGCATCCGCTGGGCCAGGGTCGAGGTGACGCACCCTCCTAAGGGAACATTCCCTCCTTTTGAGATCAGAGACTGGACTATCCGGTTCCATCCCCTATCGCTATTTGCAGGCAGGCTTTGCTTTACCTCCCAGGGGACCGTCATGGGCGGGACCTTTCGCGTCAAGCTGCTCGTTGAGAGAAGGGGACTTCAAGGACATCTGGAGTTGAAGGGGATAAGGGTGGACGGACTGTCTCTTCCCAGAACAGGGGGCGCGTCTTTGAGCTGTACCACCGGCGGCACGGTTTCCTGGCAGAAGAATGCCCTTGGGGTCAGCGGAGACTCCCGGTTCGGACTCGTCAAGACAAGGATCGAGAACCTCACGGTCTTCGGTGGCTCGGTGCCGGCTCTGGATTTGGGAAGCATCCAGGGAAAAGTGAGTCTAAGCGAGGGGAAGCTCGATGTGAAGGAGGTCACCGTCAAGGGGAAGGACCTCAAAGGAAGGCTCACAGGAGAGATCCTGTTGCAGAATCCCCTGCCGAGAAGCAGGCTGGCGTGCCGCCTGGAGATCGGTCTTTCAGAAGGCCTGGCCGACCGTTTTCCGGCGATCCGTGCAATCTATCGGGGCCTGGCCGGCAGGTCCGGGATCCTCGCCCTCAAAATCGGTGGGACCCTCGAGGTTCCTCGCGTCTTGCAGGTCAAATCAGCCCTCCCCGGTTCCCTGTTTGGACGGATTCTCGCCCATGCCTTTGCCGGATGGATTTGTGCCGGCAGGGCGTCTTCTTGTGAGGGCGTTGCTGCTCGAAAGGAGGTAGGCTAG